From the Cohaesibacter sp. ES.047 genome, one window contains:
- a CDS encoding error-prone DNA polymerase — translation MSGPQPGAVSPEQLEKMRPKTYSELCVMSNFTFLTGASHPEELVTRAAELGLDAIAITDRNSLAGVVRAFSALKELQRQIDEKVNEAIKVRSSQRINPSSRQILKEPERPELIPPPVVKLPRLIIGARLVLRDSSLDWVALPTDRAAYERLSRLLTLGKRRAEKGECLLDLEDMLQGCSGMMLIALPQAGLEHEDVVPHIRQVVQRFPGSVFLGAAPAYNGSDQGYFDACSQLAYRLAAPMVALGDALMHHAGRRQLADVLTCMREHVTIDEIGSRALPNAERRLKGAADMARLFRRHPAAIRRAGEIAMRCTFCLSELSYDYPDEIANGESSQARLERLTAEGLKRRYPHGVPEKSQALASKELALVAKLGFAAYFLTVHDIVAYARSRDILCQGRGSAANSILCFALGITDVAPETITMVFERFVSEHRGEPPDIDVDFEHERREEVIQHIYERYGRERAGLCATVIHFRTRSAIREVGKVMGLSQDVTAALSGQIWGWSNEGVDVGRMKALGLEPGDRRLMQTLRLISEIIGFPRHLSQHVGGFIITRGRLDELCPIENAAMEDRTIIEWDKDDIDALGILKVDILSLGMLTCIRKSFDLLKMHEGLHYTIGAVPQEDSTTYDMLCVADAVGVFQVESRAQMNFLPRMRPRTFYDLVIEVAIVRPGPIQGGMVHPYINRRQGRETVNYPSRALEEVLGKTLGVPLFQEQAMQIAVVAAGFSPEEADRLRRSLATFRRMGTIHTFKARFMAGMLERGYDKEFAERCFSQIEGFGEYGFPESHAAAFAMLAYVSAWLKCHHPAIFACALLNSQPMGFYAPAQIVRDAREHGIEVRPVCINNSGWDNALERRSDGALAIRLGFRQIKGFSEEEADWIVAARGNGYPDPQSVWQRAGLSAGALERLAEADAFVSMEMDRRDALWQVKAIGRLKPLPLFNDPIEGDFITEPKVQLPQMHLGEEVVEDYVSMRLSLRAHPMELLRPSMPELITHADLLTTGAKQAIVCGLVITRQRPGTASGVIFITLEDETGVSNVVVWPKVYKAFRRAVIAGRLLKVYGTLQREGIVVHLIAQRIEDMSDKLSELGHPLDDAVGITNPVTDEAPRLKPSKALSRPVSRARHPREQAKKLFPSRDFH, via the coding sequence ATGAGTGGGCCGCAGCCGGGGGCCGTCTCGCCCGAACAGCTCGAGAAGATGCGCCCCAAAACCTATTCAGAACTGTGCGTGATGTCGAATTTCACCTTCCTCACCGGAGCCTCGCATCCGGAAGAGCTGGTGACCCGTGCCGCCGAGCTGGGGTTGGATGCGATTGCCATCACTGACCGGAATTCTCTGGCCGGTGTGGTGCGGGCCTTCTCGGCGCTCAAGGAATTGCAGCGCCAGATTGATGAGAAGGTGAACGAGGCGATCAAGGTGCGCTCGAGCCAGCGCATCAATCCCTCAAGCCGGCAGATCCTCAAAGAGCCGGAGCGGCCGGAGCTCATTCCGCCTCCGGTCGTCAAGCTGCCTCGCCTGATCATCGGCGCTCGCCTTGTTCTGAGGGACAGCTCGCTTGATTGGGTGGCTCTGCCAACGGATCGGGCCGCTTATGAGCGCCTGTCGCGCCTGCTCACTCTTGGCAAAAGGCGGGCGGAAAAGGGAGAGTGCCTGCTTGATCTTGAGGACATGCTTCAGGGCTGTTCGGGCATGATGCTGATTGCCCTGCCGCAAGCGGGGTTGGAGCATGAAGATGTGGTGCCGCATATCCGTCAGGTGGTGCAGCGCTTCCCCGGATCGGTCTTTCTGGGGGCTGCCCCCGCCTATAATGGATCGGACCAAGGCTATTTTGACGCTTGTTCGCAGCTTGCCTATCGTCTGGCCGCGCCGATGGTGGCTTTGGGCGACGCGCTGATGCATCACGCCGGGCGGCGCCAACTGGCCGATGTGCTGACCTGCATGCGCGAGCATGTCACCATCGACGAGATTGGCTCCCGGGCCTTGCCCAATGCGGAGCGACGGCTCAAAGGGGCGGCGGATATGGCGCGGCTGTTCCGGCGACATCCTGCGGCCATCCGGCGGGCGGGCGAGATCGCCATGCGCTGCACCTTCTGCCTGAGTGAATTGAGCTATGACTATCCGGATGAAATCGCCAATGGGGAAAGCTCGCAGGCGCGATTGGAGCGCTTGACGGCGGAGGGGCTCAAACGCCGCTATCCGCACGGGGTGCCGGAAAAATCACAAGCGCTTGCCAGCAAGGAGCTGGCGCTGGTGGCAAAGCTCGGCTTTGCCGCCTATTTCCTCACGGTTCATGACATTGTGGCCTATGCCCGCAGCCGCGATATCCTGTGTCAGGGGCGCGGTTCGGCGGCCAACTCGATCCTCTGTTTTGCCCTTGGCATCACGGATGTTGCGCCCGAGACCATCACCATGGTGTTCGAACGCTTTGTCTCGGAGCATCGCGGCGAGCCGCCCGATATCGATGTGGATTTCGAACATGAGCGGCGCGAGGAGGTGATCCAGCATATCTATGAGCGTTACGGGCGCGAGCGAGCCGGTCTGTGTGCCACCGTCATTCATTTTCGCACCCGCTCGGCCATTCGCGAAGTGGGCAAGGTGATGGGGCTTTCGCAGGATGTGACGGCGGCACTGTCGGGGCAGATCTGGGGCTGGTCGAACGAGGGCGTCGATGTGGGCCGGATGAAGGCGCTTGGCCTTGAGCCGGGGGACCGGCGGCTGATGCAGACCTTGCGGCTGATCAGTGAAATCATTGGTTTTCCGCGCCATCTCTCCCAGCATGTTGGCGGCTTCATCATCACGCGCGGGCGGCTTGATGAGCTATGCCCCATCGAGAATGCGGCGATGGAGGATCGCACCATCATCGAATGGGACAAGGACGATATCGATGCCTTGGGCATTCTCAAGGTGGATATTCTGAGCCTTGGCATGCTGACCTGTATTCGCAAGAGTTTTGACCTTCTGAAAATGCACGAGGGATTGCATTACACCATCGGCGCGGTGCCGCAGGAGGACAGCACGACCTACGACATGCTGTGCGTTGCCGATGCTGTCGGGGTGTTTCAGGTGGAGAGCCGGGCGCAGATGAATTTCCTGCCGCGCATGCGTCCGCGCACCTTTTATGATCTGGTCATCGAGGTGGCCATCGTGCGCCCCGGCCCCATTCAGGGCGGCATGGTGCATCCCTATATCAATCGGCGGCAGGGGCGCGAGACGGTCAATTATCCCTCCCGGGCGCTTGAGGAGGTGCTGGGCAAGACGCTCGGGGTGCCGCTGTTTCAGGAACAGGCGATGCAGATCGCGGTGGTGGCGGCGGGTTTCAGCCCCGAGGAGGCGGACCGGCTCCGGCGCTCGCTCGCCACCTTCCGGCGTATGGGAACGATCCATACGTTCAAGGCGCGCTTCATGGCCGGGATGCTGGAGCGGGGCTATGACAAGGAGTTTGCCGAGCGCTGCTTTTCCCAGATCGAGGGCTTTGGCGAATATGGCTTTCCTGAAAGCCATGCAGCGGCCTTTGCCATGCTGGCCTATGTTTCGGCCTGGCTCAAATGCCATCATCCGGCGATCTTTGCCTGTGCCCTGCTCAATTCCCAGCCGATGGGTTTTTATGCGCCCGCCCAGATCGTGCGGGATGCGCGGGAGCATGGCATCGAGGTGCGGCCGGTCTGCATCAACAACAGTGGCTGGGACAATGCGCTGGAGCGGCGTAGCGATGGGGCGCTGGCCATTCGGCTCGGCTTTCGCCAGATCAAGGGTTTTTCCGAGGAAGAGGCGGACTGGATCGTGGCGGCGCGCGGCAATGGCTATCCCGACCCCCAGAGCGTGTGGCAAAGGGCGGGCCTGTCGGCAGGCGCGCTTGAGCGGCTGGCCGAGGCGGATGCCTTTGTCTCCATGGAGATGGACCGGCGTGATGCGCTGTGGCAGGTCAAGGCCATCGGGCGGCTCAAGCCCTTGCCGCTGTTCAATGATCCGATCGAGGGGGATTTCATCACTGAACCCAAGGTACAGCTGCCGCAGATGCATCTGGGTGAAGAGGTGGTGGAGGATTATGTCTCGATGCGCCTGTCGCTTCGGGCCCATCCGATGGAGCTTTTGCGCCCTTCGATGCCTGAGCTCATCACCCATGCGGACTTGCTGACAACGGGGGCAAAGCAGGCCATCGTCTGCGGGCTGGTGATCACGCGGCAACGACCGGGCACGGCATCGGGGGTGATCTTCATCACCCTTGAGGACGAGACGGGGGTATCGAACGTGGTGGTCTGGCCCAAGGTCTACAAGGCCTTCCGGCGGGCGGTGATCGCAGGAAGGCTGCTCAAGGTGTATGGCACTTTGCAACGGGAAGGCATCGTGGTGCATCTGATTGCCCAGCGCATCGAGGATATGTCGGACAAGCTGTCCGAGCTTGGCCATCCGCTTGATGATGCGGTGGGGATCACCAACCCGGTGACGGACGAAGCGCCGCGCCTCAAACCCTCCAAGGCTTTGTCGCGTCCCGTCTCCCGCGCCCGCCATCCGCGCGAGCAGGCCAAGAAGCTGTTTCCGAGCCGGGATTTTCATTAG
- a CDS encoding DNA polymerase Y family protein, which produces MRRQPLVVPFALTWQQSNSDRIYCLNERAEREGIQRGMGLADARALCPDLQTMPANREADELFLRLLARWAGRYCPWVGLDGDDGLVLDVTGSTHLFGGELALLETMHERLTRAGLTVRLGMAESRGGAWALAHYGEGEDLSRRMARPGKCLEVIGGMPVAALRLDESIVTGLLRLGVRTIEDLYALPRSTVTRRFGLEPLMRLDQALAHREEAISPLSEPQHYGVRMSLPEPIGLASDVMAVAEKLLERLCDKLVEQGAGVRVLQLTMRRLDMASSQVELRLARPMRDASRILPLFERGVDEVDSGFGIDIVRLEAVVVETVADEQLAAPALGREQAGGVPGAAGSTRPLDDLITRLGSRIGLENVLRFVPADSHIPEHSFSLQPAAFCEAVADWPRGGVLSGLARPLRLFPPEPIVLPHACGGDAVRREPPVQFRWRRMHLTVERARGPERIAPEWWWEDPAWRSGLRDYWWVETRQGWRLWLFHTPQNALSHLSSWFVQGEFA; this is translated from the coding sequence TTGCGCCGTCAACCTCTGGTGGTGCCCTTTGCGCTCACGTGGCAGCAGAGTAACAGCGATCGTATCTATTGTCTGAACGAACGGGCCGAGCGGGAAGGGATCCAGCGGGGCATGGGGTTGGCCGATGCCCGTGCTCTCTGTCCGGATCTTCAGACAATGCCTGCCAATCGGGAGGCGGATGAGCTTTTCCTGCGGCTGCTGGCGCGCTGGGCAGGGCGCTATTGCCCATGGGTAGGGCTTGATGGCGACGATGGCTTGGTGCTCGATGTGACCGGCTCGACCCACCTGTTTGGCGGTGAGCTTGCCTTGCTCGAGACCATGCATGAGCGCCTGACCCGGGCCGGGCTCACTGTGCGGCTGGGGATGGCGGAATCGCGCGGCGGGGCTTGGGCGCTGGCGCATTATGGCGAGGGCGAGGATCTGTCGCGGCGCATGGCCCGGCCGGGCAAATGTCTTGAGGTCATCGGGGGAATGCCGGTGGCGGCCTTGCGCCTTGACGAGAGCATTGTGACCGGCCTGTTGCGGCTTGGCGTGCGAACCATCGAAGATCTTTATGCGCTGCCGCGTTCGACCGTGACGCGCCGGTTTGGGCTTGAGCCTTTGATGCGGCTTGATCAGGCACTCGCGCATCGGGAAGAGGCGATTTCGCCCCTCTCCGAGCCGCAACATTATGGGGTGCGAATGAGCCTGCCCGAGCCAATCGGGCTGGCGTCGGACGTGATGGCTGTGGCGGAAAAACTCCTTGAGCGTCTGTGCGACAAGCTGGTGGAGCAGGGGGCGGGCGTGCGCGTGCTCCAGCTCACCATGCGGCGGCTTGATATGGCATCCAGTCAGGTCGAGTTGCGGCTGGCGCGGCCCATGCGGGATGCGAGCCGGATCCTGCCCCTGTTCGAGCGCGGTGTTGATGAGGTGGATTCCGGCTTCGGCATCGACATAGTGCGGCTTGAGGCTGTGGTGGTCGAGACGGTGGCGGACGAGCAGTTGGCCGCGCCCGCTCTTGGTCGCGAGCAGGCCGGTGGCGTGCCGGGAGCGGCTGGTTCAACGCGGCCGCTTGACGATCTCATCACCCGTTTGGGCAGCCGGATCGGGCTGGAGAATGTTCTTCGGTTCGTGCCTGCGGACAGTCATATCCCCGAACACAGTTTTTCGCTGCAGCCGGCAGCCTTTTGCGAGGCTGTGGCCGACTGGCCTCGGGGTGGGGTCTTGTCGGGGCTGGCACGGCCCTTGCGGTTGTTCCCGCCCGAGCCGATAGTGTTGCCTCATGCTTGCGGCGGGGACGCCGTGCGACGGGAGCCTCCGGTCCAGTTCCGCTGGCGGCGCATGCATCTCACTGTAGAGCGGGCGCGAGGCCCTGAGAGGATTGCCCCTGAATGGTGGTGGGAGGATCCGGCGTGGCGCTCTGGTCTGCGGGATTACTGGTGGGTGGAGACGCGGCAGGGCTGGCGCTTGTGGCTTTTCCATACGCCCCAGAATGCGCTCAGCCATCTCTCCAGCTGGTTCGTCCAGGGTGAATTTGCATGA
- a CDS encoding ABC transporter substrate-binding protein, which yields MKLSSKLKRTTSLVMGASVALGLFAVSASADGIRFWTTEEQTPRLAKQQEMAAAFEKKTGISVEVIPVTEKDLGTRATAAFAAGDLPDVIYHPLQYALPWVEAGILDADAATEVIEGLGADTFASGALNMAAVEDGYASVPVDGWTQMIVYRKDLFDAEGLKAPSTYADALAAVKALHNPPEMYGFVAATKVDENFMSQVLEHVFLANGVSPVNADGFKELDAKKTKEVLEFYKAIVKASPPGELYWKQSRELYFAGKAAMIIWSPFILDELAGLRDSAPPTINDDPTSPELASKTGIVTNFAGPSNPDGAAWGDLRYFGISSDADIEAAEKFVAYSMSDGYTSTLAIAPEGKFPVRRGDADNATKYIDAWSKLPVGVDRKKPLAELYPAEMVDEIVAGLDVAQRWGVKESQLGLASKMINSQVFNQVVRKFTDDVITADEAVAELNAELAKIK from the coding sequence ATGAAGCTTTCATCCAAACTAAAACGCACAACCAGCCTGGTCATGGGTGCGTCGGTCGCTCTGGGGCTGTTCGCGGTCTCGGCGTCTGCCGATGGTATCCGCTTCTGGACGACAGAAGAACAGACACCCCGTCTCGCCAAACAGCAGGAAATGGCCGCTGCCTTCGAAAAGAAAACCGGTATTTCCGTTGAAGTTATTCCGGTGACGGAAAAAGATCTGGGCACCCGCGCCACGGCTGCTTTCGCCGCTGGCGATCTGCCTGATGTGATCTATCATCCGCTGCAGTATGCCCTGCCATGGGTTGAAGCCGGCATTCTGGATGCCGATGCTGCGACCGAAGTGATTGAAGGGTTGGGCGCTGATACCTTCGCCTCGGGTGCTCTCAACATGGCTGCGGTTGAAGATGGCTATGCTTCCGTACCCGTTGATGGCTGGACGCAGATGATTGTCTACCGCAAGGATCTGTTCGACGCCGAGGGCCTTAAAGCGCCCTCCACCTATGCCGATGCCCTTGCTGCGGTCAAAGCTCTGCACAATCCGCCAGAAATGTACGGCTTTGTTGCCGCCACCAAGGTTGATGAGAACTTCATGAGCCAGGTGCTTGAGCATGTCTTCCTTGCCAACGGTGTGTCTCCGGTCAATGCCGATGGCTTCAAGGAACTCGATGCCAAGAAAACCAAGGAAGTGCTGGAATTCTACAAGGCCATCGTGAAAGCCTCTCCTCCGGGTGAACTCTATTGGAAACAGTCCCGCGAGCTCTATTTCGCTGGCAAGGCCGCGATGATCATCTGGTCTCCGTTCATTCTTGATGAGTTGGCTGGTCTGCGCGATTCCGCTCCGCCGACCATCAATGATGATCCGACCAGCCCGGAACTGGCCTCCAAGACCGGTATCGTGACCAACTTTGCGGGCCCGTCCAATCCTGATGGGGCAGCATGGGGTGACCTGCGCTATTTCGGTATCAGCTCTGACGCCGACATCGAAGCGGCTGAGAAGTTCGTGGCCTACTCCATGAGTGACGGCTACACCAGCACCTTGGCCATTGCACCGGAAGGCAAATTCCCGGTTCGCCGCGGTGATGCGGACAATGCGACCAAATATATCGATGCATGGTCGAAATTGCCGGTCGGTGTGGATCGCAAGAAGCCTCTTGCGGAGCTGTATCCTGCCGAAATGGTCGACGAGATCGTTGCCGGTCTTGATGTGGCCCAGCGGTGGGGCGTCAAGGAAAGCCAGCTTGGCCTTGCTTCCAAGATGATCAACAGCCAGGTCTTTAACCAGGTTGTCCGCAAGTTCACCGATGATGTGATCACTGCGGATGAGGCGGTTGCCGAGCTCAACGCCGAGCTTGCCAAGATCAAGTAA
- a CDS encoding cation:proton antiporter, whose protein sequence is MSDFLLISFMLLVAGVIAVPITSRLGLGSVMGYLIAGMLLEPILSALSVDVESLQHFAEFGVVIMLFLVGLELEPRLLWRMKSRLLGLGGLQLVLTTLLLMSGFMALDYSWPVSLAIGAIFAMSSTAIVLQTLSEKGLMKSDGGKGAFSILLFQDIAFIPMVALLPLLALPELGGTMQQLASDAASAPQSTSPEWISSLPIWWRVVIIFASVGLVVFGGRFLTRPMFRFIAMGQLRELFVAAALMLVVGIALMMSMVGLSPALGTFVAGVVLANSEYRHELESDVEPLKGLLLGLFFITVGANVDFSLLLDHFFILLGITLGVMVVKLVVIYCIAFLFGIRGADRWLVALGLAQAGEFGFVLLSYSVANGVIDKALSEQLLLVVTLSMVLTPALFILYDRVIAPRFVQGQAREDDDITEKGQVIIAGHGRFGGAVNRILRTAGYSTVVLDHSSVQLDTLRTYGIRAFFGDATRPDLLRAAGIEDAAALVIAIDNAEQTTELVRYMHEAYPHVHVVARAMNRHHVYELYAVGCRDIIRDTFDSAVRTGRSVLEALGMHPYDAEKHVQDYEASDKRAIAELARLYDPEIPGHQNAAYVEKTKEVMADQEQALKEGKSAFRVRAERGWLPPGHDGSNED, encoded by the coding sequence ATGAGTGATTTTCTGCTGATTTCCTTCATGTTGCTGGTGGCCGGTGTGATCGCGGTGCCGATCACCTCGCGTCTGGGACTTGGGTCCGTGATGGGCTATCTGATTGCCGGGATGTTGCTCGAGCCGATCCTGTCGGCCCTCTCGGTGGATGTGGAGAGCTTGCAACATTTTGCGGAATTCGGCGTGGTGATCATGCTGTTTCTGGTCGGTCTGGAGCTGGAGCCGCGCCTGCTTTGGCGCATGAAAAGCCGGTTGCTCGGGCTTGGTGGGTTGCAGCTGGTTCTGACGACTTTGTTGTTGATGTCCGGCTTCATGGCGCTTGATTATTCCTGGCCGGTGAGTCTTGCCATCGGCGCCATCTTTGCCATGTCTTCAACCGCCATCGTGCTGCAGACCCTCAGCGAAAAAGGACTGATGAAATCGGATGGTGGCAAAGGCGCGTTCTCCATCCTGCTGTTTCAGGATATCGCCTTCATCCCGATGGTGGCGCTGCTGCCGCTTTTGGCGTTGCCCGAGCTTGGGGGAACGATGCAGCAATTGGCCAGCGATGCAGCCAGTGCGCCCCAGTCGACCAGCCCGGAATGGATCAGCAGCCTGCCGATCTGGTGGCGGGTCGTGATCATCTTTGCATCCGTTGGGCTCGTGGTATTCGGTGGCCGGTTCCTGACCCGACCGATGTTTCGCTTCATTGCCATGGGTCAGTTGCGCGAGCTGTTCGTTGCGGCCGCGCTGATGTTGGTGGTCGGTATCGCCCTGATGATGAGCATGGTGGGGCTTTCGCCTGCTCTTGGCACCTTCGTCGCCGGTGTCGTGCTGGCCAACAGCGAATATCGGCACGAACTCGAAAGCGATGTGGAGCCTTTGAAGGGGCTTCTGTTGGGATTGTTCTTCATCACGGTTGGGGCCAATGTCGACTTTTCCCTGCTGCTCGATCACTTCTTCATCCTTTTGGGCATTACCCTTGGGGTGATGGTGGTCAAGCTGGTGGTGATCTATTGCATCGCTTTCCTGTTTGGCATTCGAGGGGCGGATCGCTGGCTTGTGGCGCTCGGTCTGGCTCAGGCGGGGGAGTTCGGCTTTGTGCTGCTCTCCTATTCGGTGGCCAACGGGGTGATCGACAAGGCCCTTTCCGAGCAGCTTTTGCTGGTGGTGACCCTGTCGATGGTGCTGACGCCAGCCTTGTTCATTCTTTATGACCGAGTGATCGCGCCGCGCTTCGTTCAGGGGCAGGCCCGAGAGGATGACGATATCACCGAGAAGGGGCAAGTGATCATTGCCGGTCATGGTCGCTTTGGCGGCGCGGTCAACCGGATCCTGCGCACGGCGGGCTATTCGACGGTGGTGCTTGATCACAGCTCGGTGCAGCTTGATACGCTGCGGACCTATGGTATCCGAGCCTTTTTTGGTGATGCGACCCGGCCTGATCTCTTGCGTGCAGCGGGTATTGAGGACGCAGCGGCTCTCGTCATTGCTATCGACAATGCGGAGCAGACCACGGAACTTGTTCGCTACATGCATGAGGCTTATCCCCATGTTCACGTGGTGGCACGGGCGATGAACCGCCACCATGTTTATGAACTCTACGCTGTGGGATGTCGGGACATCATTCGCGATACCTTTGACAGCGCGGTGCGAACTGGCCGTTCGGTGCTCGAAGCGCTCGGGATGCATCCTTACGACGCGGAAAAGCATGTTCAGGATTATGAGGCCAGCGACAAGCGCGCCATTGCAGAACTGGCCCGGCTGTACGACCCGGAGATTCCAGGCCATCAGAACGCTGCCTATGTCGAGAAGACCAAGGAAGTGATGGCGGATCAGGAGCAGGCGCTGAAAGAGGGCAAGAGCGCGTTTCGTGTTCGGGCCGAGCGAGGATGGTTGCCGCCGGGCCATGATGGTTCGAATGAAGACTAA
- a CDS encoding LacI family DNA-binding transcriptional regulator yields the protein MRKSSEQVGTRPSSRKSRITIKDVAEELGMSKSTVSRALNGYSDIAQSTQARVAQAAVRMGYTPLAQAQAIRTGLVRSMGLVFNVGGHGSHRPFLTNFIDGISQRASQENWTLTVTTAQNSQGVLETIERLSNERKVDGFILPRTRVKDPRVEYLIEHDIPFIMFGRTGDPTGCGWFDIKGEDAMEQAVERLADHGHTRIGFINGLECYMYARLRLEGFKQGMARVGLHVDPHYVRRDAVTEADGEREGEALLSLPKPPTAIVCAVDLAALGVYKAAKRRGLSIGREVSIISYDGISEGEFANPPLTSFSVDNRQAGERLADLLIRRIRGAQPETLRQMGEANLIVRASDGPPVIYS from the coding sequence GTGAGGAAGTCATCAGAACAGGTCGGAACAAGACCGTCGAGCCGAAAATCACGCATAACCATCAAGGATGTGGCCGAGGAGTTGGGCATGTCCAAGAGCACCGTTTCGCGGGCTTTGAATGGCTATAGTGATATCGCACAAAGCACGCAGGCGCGGGTGGCGCAGGCGGCTGTGCGGATGGGCTACACGCCTTTGGCGCAGGCGCAGGCGATCCGGACCGGGCTGGTGCGCTCCATGGGGCTCGTCTTCAATGTTGGTGGCCATGGCAGCCACAGACCGTTTCTGACCAATTTCATTGACGGTATTTCCCAAAGAGCCAGTCAGGAGAATTGGACCCTGACCGTGACCACGGCGCAAAATTCGCAAGGCGTGCTTGAGACCATTGAGCGGCTGAGCAACGAGCGCAAGGTGGACGGGTTCATTCTGCCGCGCACACGGGTCAAAGATCCGCGTGTCGAATATCTCATCGAGCACGATATCCCCTTCATCATGTTCGGACGCACAGGAGACCCGACAGGGTGCGGCTGGTTCGACATCAAGGGGGAAGACGCGATGGAGCAGGCCGTCGAACGGCTTGCTGATCATGGCCATACGCGGATCGGCTTTATCAACGGGCTGGAATGCTACATGTATGCCCGGCTGCGCCTTGAAGGATTTAAGCAAGGCATGGCGCGTGTCGGGCTTCATGTTGATCCACACTATGTTCGCCGCGATGCGGTAACCGAGGCTGACGGCGAAAGAGAGGGGGAGGCTCTTCTCTCTTTGCCGAAGCCGCCGACGGCTATTGTCTGTGCCGTCGATCTGGCGGCCCTTGGTGTCTACAAGGCAGCCAAACGCCGGGGTCTTTCGATCGGGCGTGAGGTTTCCATCATTTCTTATGACGGAATTTCCGAGGGCGAGTTTGCGAATCCGCCGCTCACCAGTTTTTCCGTCGACAACAGGCAGGCGGGAGAGCGCCTCGCCGATCTCCTCATCCGCCGCATCAGGGGGGCGCAGCCCGAAACCCTGCGGCAGATGGGAGAAGCAAATCTGATTGTGCGGGCCTCCGATGGTCCGCCGGTCATCTATTCCTGA
- a CDS encoding NAD(P)H-dependent oxidoreductase, with translation MEKILVYYAHPGHKYSNVNRAMAERASALEGVSFVDLYADYPRHNVDIDREQERLVTHDVILFQFPLFWYSTPSLIKEWQDLVLEYGFAYGHEGTQLEGKDMMLAVSTAGPQDAFNFGGYQTYPLTTFLAPLEQTARICKMNYLPPYVLHTALTAPKEDRVEAHVDGYGRLLVALRDGTYDRAAAGKMEMIFHDGLPIAKNGIATGGAS, from the coding sequence ATGGAAAAAATACTCGTCTATTATGCCCATCCGGGGCATAAATATTCCAACGTCAACAGAGCGATGGCTGAGAGGGCGAGCGCGCTTGAAGGGGTTAGCTTTGTCGATCTCTATGCCGATTATCCAAGGCACAATGTTGATATCGACCGGGAGCAGGAGCGGCTTGTTACGCACGATGTGATCCTGTTTCAGTTTCCGCTTTTCTGGTATTCGACGCCTTCCCTGATCAAGGAATGGCAGGATCTGGTGCTCGAATATGGCTTTGCCTACGGACATGAGGGGACACAGCTTGAGGGCAAGGACATGATGTTGGCTGTCTCCACCGCGGGACCTCAGGATGCCTTCAACTTTGGCGGATACCAGACCTATCCGTTGACGACCTTTCTGGCCCCGCTTGAACAGACCGCCCGCATTTGCAAGATGAATTATCTGCCGCCCTATGTACTGCACACCGCACTGACGGCGCCTAAGGAAGATCGCGTGGAAGCACACGTAGATGGGTATGGACGCCTGCTTGTTGCCTTGCGTGATGGGACCTATGACCGGGCTGCGGCCGGCAAAATGGAGATGATCTTTCATGACGGGTTGCCGATTGCCAAGAACGGGATCGCGACGGGGGGGGCATCATGA